GGAGGCCATCGTCCTGCCCATGAACCACAAGGAGAAGTTTGAAAACCTTGGCATCCAGCCACCCAAGGGGGTCCTGATGTACGGGCCACCTGGCACTGGGAAGACCCTCCTGGCCAGGGCGTGCGCCGCTCAGACCAAGGCCACCTTCCTGAAGCTGGCCGGTCCACAGCTGGTCCAGATGTTCATCGGAGATGGAGCCAAGCTAGTGAGAGACGCCTTCGCGCTGGCCAAAGAGAAAGCCCCATCCATCATCTTTATCGACGAGCTGGACGCCATCGGGACCAAGAGGTTTGACAGCGAGAAGGCTGGAGACAGAGAGGTCCAGAGGACCATGCTGGAGCTGCTCAACCAGCTGGACGGATTTCAGCCCAACATGCAGGTCAAGGTAAATATGACGCCACCAAAAAAACCTGTCTTCATGTTTATATAAactatgcatacagtatattgacatTCTTGAGTATCATTATGGGATTGGACTCAGTAATTTCTCTGTGTTGTTActttgacaacaaaactgtgtgtgtgtgtgtgtgtgtttaaaaaattgGGCACACAGGACAGCTCAAACTTAAATGCTTTTCAAACTACTCATTAAAAAGTTTAATGGATTCAAccaagtttactttttttttttacttagctccaacttttctgtctctttaatgATCACCATAAAGTATGATGACTACAGTATaactacatacatttattttattctaggTGATTGCTGCCACCAACCGAGTGGATATCTTGGATCCCGCGCTGCTCCGTTCAGGTCGTCTGGACAGAAAGATTGAGTTCCCCATGCCAAACGAGGAGGCCAGAGCTCGCATCATGCAGATTCACTCCCGCAAGATGAACGTCAGTCCTGACGTCAACTATGAGGAGCTGGCCCGCTGCACCGACGACTTCAACGGAGCCCAGtgcaaagctgtgtgtgtggaggcCGGCATGATCGCGCTGCGCCGTGGGGCCACAGAGTTGAACCATGAAGATTACATGGAGGGAATCCTGGAGGTTCAAGCCAAGAAGAAGGCCAACCTTCAGTACTACGCCTGAGTACACTACCTGTGTCCATGTCTGTGTATGATAGAGCCTTTGATTATTAAAACAGTTGTTGAGGAAACACTTCGTTACAGTTGCTGATTTGCTTgggttaataaaaataaataaaatgtcagagtgttttagttttttttccagctgagCATAAAAAggaatgtctttgttttcactctTCCAGGAGAAATTATATCACAGATGGTATCTTATTAAACAGAAGCACAGTGTTCATTCAGTCAAATGTAGGTTCCCGCTTGCAAGcttatatttagttatttaggtAAAACATAAAGCATAATAATACATTGCTAGAAAATTAGACACCTCACACTAATTAGATACACAATATAATCCTGAGAAGAGGTAGTATGAGGTAACTGCAGGAAAAATGGAGCCATAACAGTCTACAGCCCAATACCCAAAACCCACAAGTCATTTATAGTAGTGTAGAATATAGTATAATAGAACTATGAAGATTTGTTAATACAATAGCAGTAACACAATAGGACAATTTCTCGCCATATGTTTTGAATTTGCCAATGAAAGCAAGTTTCCCAGTAAGTCATTCCACTGAGCCCTCTTGTACAATACCTAATTGTGGAACTGGGACATCTAAATGGAATGGGGCCATCATACTAGTTTTGactgtattttgtttctgcTATGACAGATTGAAATGTCTACAGTGAGAGGCCTACAGTCTATAGGAGTAACTTTTAGATGGGAATGACGTGTTTTATCAAAGGCATGCTGTGTCTGCTTTTGTTCATTTCAACCACACTGTGCATACTAAGACATGTTTATTAATGAGAGAACCTGCTGTAATTTGTGGGAGTAATTAAAGACACCATAACCTCTAGGGATATGCATACGTGGATGGAGTATTGCAGAGCGGTGGTCCTTAATCCTGGATCAGGTGGTTTACTGCTGTTAATTGAAATCCTCTTGCATTTCAGCTCATAAGATGATCAGAGAACAAATTAGTACAGCTCAGTCTTCCCCAGGACTGGAACAATGAACAAAAACTACCAAACCAAATAATAAACTACTTGCACAAAACTGGAATATTTCATTTATGTATAAGGACAACAGTGTTGCTCTAATTCAGATCAGTGGCGTGTACAACAGTGATTTTGTCAATCTCaacattgtgaaataaaaaacgGTCCACTTGATGGATACAGTTTGTCgacaaacaacacacaggggggtttgaaagtttggacaccccaggtaaaagtttgtattaatgtgcataaagaagccaagataagatggaaaaatctctcaaaaggcatcaaatgacagattagacattcgtataatatgtcacaaaaagttagattttatttccgtcatttacactttcaaaataaccgaaaacaaaaaaatggcatctgcaaaggtttgggcaccctccagagttaataccttgtacctttggcaagtatcacagcttgtgaACGCTTCTTGGAgacagccaagagtctttcaattcttgtttgaggtatcttcgcccattcttccttactaaagtcttccagttctttgagatttctgggctgtctgtcacacaccgctcttttaaggtctatccatagattttcattTATGTTGTTGTAAGGAGATAGTGAAGGCCATGGAGCAACCTTTAGTTCACACCTCTTGATCCACCGGGGATATTTAtatgtgtttaggatcattgtccatttgtagaagccatcctctctttaacttcagcttttttcaCGGATGGTATCAAGTTagtgtccaaaatttgctgacattttattgaatccatttatCCTTCTATTTCTGAAATGCTCcttgtgccactggctgcaatacaaccccaaagcatgattgatcctcCCCCCATGCTttacagttggacagaggttcttttcattaaattctgtgccctttcttctccaaacgtacctttgctcactccggccaaaaagttatattttaagcTCATCGGTcaacagaacttgtttccacaaacatcaggcttgtctatatgttcatttgcaatcTTCAAACGCTAATTTTTGTGATGAGGACGTAAAAGAAGTTTTCTTcagatgactcttccatgaagaccatatttgtacaagtatctctttatagtgggatggtgtaccacaactccagtgtctgccaggtctttctggatggatcgtgcagtcaacgttgcttttgacttgcttttctcacaatcctgcgagctgttctgtctgatatttttcttggtcttccagatctgctttaacttccactgttcctgatgactgccatttcttaattacactCCAAACAAAGGTtgttggcatctgaaaacgctttgctatcttcttatagccttctccttcTTTATGAGCGTCAGctatttcagtttcagttttctagaaaACTGCTTAGTAGAAgcatttaagcattttaaatgggcatttaaaaccttaagattgacatctcaatcattgtctttccagacgatgattgagaacaatccctgacactgtcaggtctcagctttccaaagggggcggtgcatgctataaactctgcagggtgcccaaacttttgtaggcaccttttttttgttttgttattttgaaagtgtaaatgatggaaataaaatataactttttgtgaGATATCACACGAAtgtctaatttgtcattttatgccttttggacatttttccatcttttcttggcatctttatgcacattaatacaaatgtttacctgGTGTGCCCAAACTTTTAAACCCTACTGTATTATAGTGGATTAGGTCAGCGTGGCTTTGGTTCACTCAGCTAAGCATGGTGTTGCCAGATGCTACTGTTGTGTAAAACTGACTCAGAAAACACTATCCCAGACAAATCAATGTCTTTAAGGAGAGAAAAGTAATACTTGATGATTCAATTTATTTTAGGACGACACTGAGAAAAGCTTAAGCTACCCGAGATGGAGTGTGTCCCTcttgtgtccatgtgtgtaGAACACGCAACGAACAAGAAGACACAATTTTTCAATTCTTTACATTTATTAAGAATGTAAAAAGAACAGCAGGGTATGTATCCTTccaaaacataatgaaaaatcCAAACAGGAGATGAGTCTAGGCAGAATGAGTGAACAGGAGTGTTGATTTAGAATAAGATTGCTAGAGCACAAATACAAGGATGGAATAGCAGAAACTGAAGGGAATAACTGTAGTAAGCAGTACCAAATGGTTGATTTCAAATGATGGAACCTTTGagcagatataaaaaaaaaagaaaagaaaatggaaaatccGCTCCCCAGATTAAGCCTAACCAAGTGGCCACTAGAAGCAGATTCTGGATCAACACTCCTATTTTCTGAAACGTTTCTAAAGGGGCCAACACCAACAGGTGAATGTGGAAAGAACAAAccaaagagaaaagcagagaaaggggaactAATGCCTCCTCAGTCCTTTCTCAGTGGTACAGTCTGCTCACTGATGCCCTCCTTAGTGATGATGCAGACCCGAAGGGCGTCCCCAGTGTAGACATCTCTCTCTGCGGCTGAGATGAAAACATCTTTGACCAGCTGAACCGCCTTTTCCTGAGTGAGAGGAACGTGCTGCACACCCTCCATGTTCTTGAAACCAATCTGGGGAAGAACGttggaaagagagacagacgtAAGCGTACCTATTCCGTTGGAAGGAATCTTGGTTGGAGCACTGCATTGTCTGAATATTTGATGACTAAAGTTGGGTACCGATCACATTTGAACTGATACCTGGGTTTCAGTACCAGTACCAACAGTAcctttttcagtattttgctCTCTTTGTAATAAAGTGTAATTTCAGTTGTAATAAATACATCCAAACTTCTCAATTTCGAAACTGTTAAAATTAGAACATTGTTATTTAGAACATTCTACAGATCACACAAAATTATGACAAATTAGGCACCCAACCATACTGATGACATAAACATAATGGGATTATGGAAACAAAAGGTCTGCATGCAATGGGTAATATTTACCTGGTTGTCCAGTAGTGGCTGTAGCATGGCACTTGCTGATCCTCCAGCCTTGTAGGTGTCTCTCTGGTAGGAGCCCACCGGGTCAAAACTGTACACTGCTCCCTTGCCTACATtagaaatattacaaataaaaagtgttattaCAAAGACCATAGTCAAAGTGATACATTTACaataaggtcc
The Etheostoma cragini isolate CJK2018 chromosome 1, CSU_Ecrag_1.0, whole genome shotgun sequence genome window above contains:
- the psmc3 gene encoding 26S proteasome regulatory subunit 6A; protein product: MASLSDKSVWDEVEDGIGEEVLKMSTDEIVQRTRLLDSEIKIMKSEVLRVTHELQAMKDKIKENTEKIKVNKTLPYLVSNVIELLDVDPNDQEEDGANVDLDSQRKGKCAVIKTSTRQTYFLPVIGLVDAEKLKPGDLVGVNKDSYLILETLPTEYDSRVKAMEVDERPTEQYSDIGGLDKQIQELVEAIVLPMNHKEKFENLGIQPPKGVLMYGPPGTGKTLLARACAAQTKATFLKLAGPQLVQMFIGDGAKLVRDAFALAKEKAPSIIFIDELDAIGTKRFDSEKAGDREVQRTMLELLNQLDGFQPNMQVKVIAATNRVDILDPALLRSGRLDRKIEFPMPNEEARARIMQIHSRKMNVSPDVNYEELARCTDDFNGAQCKAVCVEAGMIALRRGATELNHEDYMEGILEVQAKKKANLQYYA